The Leishmania braziliensis MHOM/BR/75/M2904 complete genome, chromosome 28 region TATCCTCACAATGACCCATCACAGCCACTCTGCAAGGACGGCTTCGGTTGCCGTGGCGCTGACGATGATTGTCATGGCCGCGCTCTGCTGCACGTCGGCGGAGTGCATCTCCGCTACCCCCAACACACGTTTCGAAAGCGAGCGCCTACTCGTGAGGATTCTGGAGTCATCTGAGGCAGTGACGCCGATCCGGAGCGCACCGCCGGGCACTGCGGAGGTCACAGGTAGTCTGTTGCACGTGATGGCAAACGCACTCCCAGCGCACGCATCGCCGAACCCGGAGCGCCGACCAGATGAGACTTCACAAGTGAGGTTCACGCTGGCGTTCGCGGCGGGACGAGTGCACGAAGCTGCAAACCAAGCTCGTGCCGTCTCACCCGGCGTCGTTGCTATGGGCGCTGTTGCGACCACTCCGGCCGGCAAGTCACCCACGTTGCAGGCATCATTGTCCGTGCAGCTTTCGCACCGCCCTCTCGCAAATGGGGAGGAAGTGCACTCGGTGGAGCAGCTCAACAAGGCATCGCCGTTGTCGCCGAGTCACcagcgcaagcagctggTGCCGTCCTCGTACAAGGCGGCCGGGCAACTTTCGGCGCAGCAGGGCAGTCTAAAGGGCACCGCAACTGAGGCAGTACTTGTGCCAAAGACGGTAAGCATCAATTCCTCTGAGGGAGTGCTAAGCTCAGAGGGTGACTACGGCGCCGTCCTCTCCAGTGGCGTAATTGCCTCCTTCACCGTCGCCCTCATCTTCGCTGGCTTGCTGCTGATTTTGGTGTTGGTGGAGGTTTGTGGAATGGTTATTGCGTCCGTGAAGCATCGCCGGATGCGCGCGACCCGAGAGGCGAAGGGTGCCGATGGACCGGCCGAGCTCAAGCGCGGTGACTTCCGCGATACCGCCGGCTGCGTGCCGGTGTAATCTCTGTACTCGTgctttgtatgtgtgtggggtgcaCGACttgggggcggggggagggcttgaaagggagggggcggcgagGTGTTGATGTTCGCGTAGGAGTATGCATGTGCGCGCGCTGGAGCtgccggtggtggaggcCAGAAAGGTGCAAGAATCATCGGTGATGATGGGCCTGATAGTCGAGTCGAggagtggagaggaggatgcCAAAAGGCTATACGAGATGCCAGGAAATGGCGCCCCCTCTGTCTAACCCCTTTCACTTCTGCGACCCGTCTTTTTCCCCTCATGTTCTTTCCATCGTTGCCTTCCTGGTTAGgtgcgcgtgtacgtgtgcatgcgtgtgtgtccgtgcTCGCAGCAACTACATCCTCCCTCTATGcaccctttctcctcctggTACTCAGGGGATGGTATGTGGCGGGGATCAGTGCTCAGCACCAGATCATTTTCCATGAGGGGCCTGTCGTGATAAAGCCGCATCGAACTCTGACCCTCACCCGCGCACACGTTCACGACTCAGGCAGATGTGTCGGTATATGTGTGTGCAGATGTAGATGAGCAACGGACATGGCCTCGCGCTTGCTTGGcgacacgcagacacgcggGCGATGCGCGCAGAACGTCAGCGGATTGTGTTGTCTCGTTTCGTAGTACGGCTTCAGAGCGGCAGAGaaaccccccaccccctcccgAGAAGGACATTGGCTGCTTGCTTAGGCATGCGCGTGCTTATTATGTAGGTTCATTGATGTCTGTAGCActtgtgtgtggtgtgggCGTGAAATGGCTGTACTCTCTTGTATAATCtgaccaccgccaccgccaccgccgccccccttcttattcccccctccctcgctctaCGTTCCCTGTTTCacttctctcgtctctcttcttctcggcaccccccctccccctcttgtTGCCCCTTAGTGTGTGTGGGTTGGTGTGACGTGTCTACCTCATCTTGTGCTGAGagtttttcctcctctctctttcgctgctgcgtggcggcTAGGTGTAAATAGACGCGAAACAACGGAGCCGACAGTGatggtgtgtgggtgtgagtgagtgtgcCTTGTGAAGCGATGAGGCGCGGAGGGAAGGGAGCAGGGATGGGGGATGACGCGACAccgttgtggtggtggtggtggtggtggtggtggtgtgtgtgtgtgtgtgttcttcaCGCTCGTCATTTCTCACTCCTNNNNNNNNNNNNNNNNNNNNNNNNNNNNNNNNNNNNNNNNNNNNNNNNNNNNNNNNNNNNNNNNNNNNNNNNNNNNNNNNNNNNNNNNNNNNNNNNNNNNCTCTTctgctcttccccccccccctcctcctctcgcacTGGGCATCTCATCATCTGcgcacctcttctccctctcgtccttctcgtctctctctctctttgtttctccgCGGTGTCTCGCTCGCTGTGACGCTTCTCTGAGATGGGATGAATGTAAACACGTAGAAAAGATACCTGAAAGAAACGCACGAAtcaagcagcaacagcaccagcagcagcagtctcGTCCCAGGTGCTTGCAaactctctttctctctgtgtgtgtgggacaGTAGCGACATGTAGAGGAGAAGGGTACGCCGTGGCGCGAGCctccgccacacacacacacacacccatgcacACTCTTcttgaagaagaggaggcgactTCACGGCGTACGTGATGACACTGGACAGAGACTGTTGACTCACAAGCGTCAGtcggcacagagagaaagagacggagaAAGGATGGCTCGTGTGCCTCTGCACCAAGTCGACAGACGCAATGTAAGGGGTCATGGACAACTGCGCAGGACACTGCCAGACGGGGCGAGACGAGCGAGCGGGgccgtcgccctcctcccactccctcttctcccgctACTGTAGTCATCGCACCTCTGGGTGTGAGGGACGCCCCTCTATGggcacacctctctctttctgctcgTTTTCTGTCGCGCCTGTTTCCTTCGTTCTCTGGTTGTCCGCCCAACTGCGCGTCCAactcccctccttccctttcccgcactcttcttcttcgtaTGCACACGTGTAAGTAGGTGGCGCGCTTCTCATTTTCTGCTTGCATCTGCGCTTGCCATCaccgcacccccctcctcttctacTTGTGCTATGATTCTGTGGTCCCTTACTCCAGAGCAGACGCCTTTCATCCCCACCCTTCACACCAGCTCAAGCACGTATACGCACTCCAATGGATCTTGTACAGGAGCTCATTGTGGGCGTTGACCAGGCAGACGTGGAGGGCGGCCACAGACGCGCGCCGGCTTCCTTGTTATCTTCTTCGCCGGCGCTCGAGGCCTTCAGTGCGCCTACCCCTGCCGCtccttccgctgctgcaccgccgcgacgCACAAAGATGGTGTTCGTGTAcagcgacgaggatgacggGGACGGTGGTGATGGCTGTGAGGGCCACGGAGCGACGCGATCTGAGAGTGGAGTAGCGGAGGTGTTGTGTGATGACGACGCCATTGCCGTCTCGGCGGACGCGCTGGCGGAGTTGCaagcagaggcggcgacgatgacggcAGTTGTGACGGCTCACCCGCAGACGTCCCTGCTAGACGGCCAAGGAGACGTTAACCGCATTTCCTTTGAAGAGGATGTGGTGAGTGGGCTGATTGGTGGTGCCTCTGCCCCTTTCGCCACCGCCGGAGGGATGCGAGTGAGAGAGGTAGCAGCGCCAGGGTTGTGGGAGGGCGCCGTGGCGCCGGCCATGTCTTCTGGTATTGACGGCAGCAGCCCAGACGAGgtgcctcctctcctgcgcCGGGGACTTCCGGCAGCCGCCTTTCTTCTCCAGTCCCGACGGAAGCGTTTTCGTGAAACGCCGGCGTCTGGCGGTGATGTGGCTCAGCCGTTGCCCAAGAGCGCTGTCGAGGCTACGGGTGCCGGCGAGTCTGCGACGATGAGTGCTGCAGGGGCGGCCGAGTCGTCCCCACATGATTCATTTCCCTCAGAGCTGCACGTGGGCCACCCCCAAGGGGGGCAGCATGGTAGCGGGAGCTCTATTGGCGACGACAGTGACAGCGTCGAGatcgaggtggaggaggagatcgaCATGTACCCCGTGTACGAGGATGACGGCATGACGGTGCGTGCTCTGCGAACACGTGGTGGGTACGAGCTTACCTTGGACGAGCGCGACTTGCTCGAAGACGTAGCAGGGGGAGATGAGaaggatgcggcggcggacggcgctgcgtcctCACCCTGCTCGGCGCCcccctccgccgctgctacagtcgaagaggacgaggaggctgATGATGACAATAATGACGAGCACGATTATGGTGTGCCATTCGTCGCAAAGGTTGACCAGACAGCCAAttcggcagctgcagctgcggcagaaAGCGAAGATGTGGCTGCAGACACAGACTTGCcggtggaggcagaggcggaggaatGGAGTCACCTCGACttcgacgacgaggacgaggacgaagaggaggcggcgctggacgAGGTAGTCCTTGTCGCGGTGGTGGAGCAGCTACTGCAGTGCTGCGAGGCTGACGACTTGGACCCACAGATGAGCGCCGAGGCGGCCCGCTTCATCTCTGCCGCCAAGCCGCTGCTTGAGCAGCTGACCAAGGAGGTGATCAGTCCAGCCGAGTTTGTTCAGCGCATGGATCGTGACCTGCGCCGCTTCCAGCGCATCTACAAGAGTGTCTACCGTCCCCGTGACTCGCCGGTTGTCATTGAAGGCGTCGTGACGGATTTGTGAGCAACTCTTGCACTCGCTTCCCAATCATTCCTCTATTGTTTACCGAGTTGTTCTTTTCGCTGTGGGGTGCCTAGCGTTGTGTGAGTGTTCGCTcgcgcgtgcctgtgtgcgtgtacacGCGCCGGTGTGTCTTCTATTCCCCCAAGCTCTCGCTCTAACCGGTGATAGACGTAGCGCGTTTAACATAAATGGATTGAGAGAAATATACAGCGTCTGCATCTCAAGTTTGCACGCCCTCACTCGTGCATGCTCGCTGACATGCACCCTCGTCTTAagtgagaggggggaggcgacaGGAGCTAAGTTCCATTCATCTCCTCCCTTTTGCCTTTGCTTGCTTTTCGGGTTGCTTGAGTCTCCTCTTCGGACTCGATTTCTCAGAGGATGGAGAGCAGCGAAGGaaacggaaagggaggggaagagaaaagtgaGCGAAGAGGTAAACAACTAGACAACACGTGTGCAGAGGACCATGtctacgtgtgcgtgctttgGTCTCTCTTCAGCGTTCATtggtagcagcagcatcagagACGAgggcacctcctcctcactcgcGGACTCTACTAGGCATCAATGCATaattcccccccccccctccctcactccacACCCACAAACTCCATCACCACACGTCTCTCTTCCGCGCACGCTGGTACGCATACACACGAACGTGGCTGCTAAACTGTGGTGCAGTGAAATACGCCACAGAACGGACGAAGCCCAAGAAAAAGAGTAGAAAGGAGAACTCAGgacaccccaccaccaccccccccctctccacaaTCAAACCCCAACTTCACATCAACCCGgtgccctcccctccctccctccccatctCCGGTGTGAGTCTTCGTGTATACAGAGAGAATAGCACAATGAACCCGTCTGCCGCAGCATTCATACCACAGAAAAGCAATGCGAAGGGGGAGCCAACGCCGTCCTCGGTGGCTGCGGTCACCAAGCCGCCGTCAGCGCAGCTGGTGACCAAGCTGAGCGCGGCCGCCCAGCCATTCGTTCCTGGTGGCCCAAAGCAGATGTCGGCGACACCGATGGTCGCCGACACCAAAGTGGTCACTGAGGACGGAAAGACGACTGTGCCACTGCCAACCGACTCGTTGCCcagctctgccgctgctgcgggtgcagCAAAGAAGGAGGTGGACGAAAATGAGGACTCTCAGCTGGACTGGCTGCCGGAGGCACAGCCCGTGGACTGGTCGGGGAGCAAGCTGCCGAAGTTGTTTGGCTGCCACAACACGGCCGCCAAGGCGACTTCGAGCGCCATCCCGCTGCACGCCTCGTGGGATCTCTACGCTGATGATCACCAAGGTAGCAGCAATACTGCGTCCCATAGCTcccccagcagcaccatgTCCTTCGAGCCTATCTTCGTCTCGAACGTCAGTGATGTGGAGAGCTTCTGGCGGCTATGGCGATACCTACCGACACCCTCGGCACTGCCGACTGTCTACACGTACTCGTGGTTCCGCAAATACATCAAGCCCGAGTGGGAGCACCCGCGCAATAAGAAGGGTGGCACCATCACTATTGTTGTCTTCGACCGCGACCGCTCCGGCTTGAGCGACAAGCAGGTTCTGGATGACGTCTTCATGGCTATGCTCGTCGGTGCCGTCGGCGAGAGCTTCCATGAGTGCAGCACGACGTTGAACGGTGTTATGCTGAAGGTGCGGTCCAACAAGCCCGTCACGCTACAGCTCTGGACGGCGCACTCGGAGGTGGGAAAGCTGAGGGCCTTCGCGAACAGCGTCCGTGATGCGCTCAGCAAAATTATGGGCGCGAAGACGCTGCAGAAGCTAGAGTACTACTCCCACCATCAAAAGCACGCCGCGGAGAATAGCCTCGCCGCCCGCATGAAGGGCAAGACAAAGATTTCGCCTGATCACACGTTCTAGCccaggaaagcgagagagagagagaggtggtggagagaggtggtgatgaggggaacagaggagggagggagtgagggggggggtgcgcggGCGTGTCTGGTGGTCAAGTAAGAGCGTATCTCTCTGAGTGCGTCTCTGACACCTAGGAGGACTATGCGAGTCGCCCTTTcggtggaagaggagcaaaAGACAGAGCTCGCCATGGCCaattccctctcccccctcacacccacccacacacacacacacacgtatacaGCGATCATTGGGTTCGCTTTGgtttcttccccctcttccctttccccttatgtgtgtgtgtgcgtgtctctccACTTCTTCTTTCTTGGCCAGTCTTCGTCATCGCGTGACGAGTGGTTGGGCGCATTtttgcgcgcgcgcgtaTTCCGTCTCTTTgcatgccgctgctgccgctgcaccgttGGGGTCAGAGACATCAGGACAGGTCGGGGGTCAAGGCCTCGAGGTGCGTGCCAACGCCCAAGCACGTGCATGCGGGCCCCAGATGAGCAGCTGATCTGAAAAGCTGTGCGTAAACCATCAAAAATACCTCCTAAAGCTGCGAACAGGAAAAATGTATGCTAAGGCATCCGCAtacgccacacacacacaccacacaggcacgcccAACGCAGCGGAGGGATTAAAGACAGTAGAAGCGCATCGCATCGCCGTCatccgctctctcttcctctcaaTCATCTCAGCGGGTGATGACTGAATAgtgcctgtgtgtggtgtgACGGATGAAAGGTGGAACCATGCCGTGTGTGCTCTGTGCTTTGTAGGACTAGAAGAGCGTTGGAAGGGGCACCAAGTCCGGACAAGCCCGCGCTGTTACCTAAGAAAGTTGTGAGAAAAGCGGCTAAAAGAAaatgagggagggaggggggggtggcggggAGGCATTGGTTTTTTTGAGTGCTGTTGGTATAAATTTAACTCTCAGCTTTTTCCTACCCCTTCTCCACCCCCTATTGCCTTCCTTTACCCTTCCAGCTGCCTACCTCTCCCTTATTTGTCGTAGGTGTCTCCCCTCTACTCGTCCTGCCACCTACTGTCCCCTCCCTGCTCTCCTCTTGTGTACGGTACTCTTCTCAATCCTCCGCCTAGCCCCTCTTTTTAATACTTGTCTCCCGCCTTTTCATCTACATCGACATTGCTGTCCCCCTGCCCCATCTTCTTCCCATCCTCTAGTACCCTATGTTGCCCCTCTTTCTTATCTTTCTGCCCGCTTCTCTGTCTGTTTCAtcgtctttctcttctccattCTTCATaccccctccttcttcttcccctctcccacccgctacgtcttcttttctctcccccttttccgtACCTTTGCCTTCCTTgtgccttcttctctccattATTCAGctctctcttcacttctTATTCATCGTTTGCACCCTCCTCGACTCTCGTCTGCGTTTACGTTTCCTCTCCACTCTCATCCTGCTCCTGTGCCGTTTCTTGTCCCTCTCCTGTCTTCCTTACCCGTCTTTTtgtctttccttctcttcactatctttccctctcctcttcgcaTACCCCACACTCACGcattctccttttccttcttttccacTGTTCCCTATCTCTCCATCGACTCCTCTCGTTTCTCTTTATTGCCCGTCCGACTCCGCACCCCCGGTTTTCACCTTTCGCCACTACGATCTATCAGTCTACTCTGTCTTCTCCTTCCGCCCTCTNNNNNNNNNNNNNNNNNNNNNNNNNNNNNNNNNNNNNNNNNNNNNNNNNNNNNNNNNNNNNNNNNNNNNNNNNNNNNNNNNNNNNNNNNNNNNNNNNNNNGTTAAGTAGCACTCCGCCCATCTGTGCCTTTGTTTGTTCATGCTCCTCAGTATTGTTTCTTTCATTGGGTTGTTGTTCATTTTCGCATCCTTGTTGCGATTtctgtgtgttgtgtgcgtggtTGTGTCTGTGCCTACCTATCCTAAACCACCCACCTTACCCTGTCCTTCATCTGTTGCGCTCATCTCGCCCGTGGGCAATGCGCTATGTTGCTCGCTCCCTTTCagtcttctcctttctcctcaCATGTGCTTATctcactccccccctctcgaGGCTGGGAAAGGGTGCTTGTACCTCTTGTGCTTGCTGGTGTTGATGTTGCCGTAGTTACGTGTATGCGCTGACGAGAGGACGTTATCGGTTGATTG contains the following coding sequences:
- a CDS encoding putative eukaryotic translation initiation factor is translated as MNPSAAAFIPQKSNAKGEPTPSSVAAVTKPPSAQLVTKLSAAAQPFVPGGPKQMSATPMVADTKVVTEDGKTTVPLPTDSLPSSAAAAGAAKKEVDENEDSQLDWLPEAQPVDWSGSKLPKLFGCHNTAAKATSSAIPLHASWDLYADDHQGSSNTASHSSPSSTMSFEPIFVSNVSDVESFWRLWRYLPTPSALPTVYTYSWFRKYIKPEWEHPRNKKGGTITIVVFDRDRSGLSDKQVLDDVFMAMLVGAVGESFHECSTTLNGVMLKVRSNKPVTLQLWTAHSEVGKLRAFANSVRDALSKIMGAKTLQKLEYYSHHQKHAAENSLAARMKGKTKISPDHTF